In Devosia chinhatensis, the following are encoded in one genomic region:
- a CDS encoding DUF983 domain-containing protein, which yields MFRAYLKVADQCDVCGEELNHHRADDFPPYIAITIVGHIIVFLMLHMDMSYRVEPITYIWTMVPLAIVLPLAILPSIKGAIVGLQWANRMYGFGSGQKD from the coding sequence ATGTTTCGCGCCTATCTCAAGGTGGCGGACCAGTGCGATGTGTGCGGCGAAGAGCTGAACCATCATCGCGCGGACGACTTTCCGCCCTATATCGCCATTACCATCGTGGGGCACATCATCGTGTTCCTGATGCTGCACATGGACATGTCCTACCGGGTGGAGCCGATCACCTATATCTGGACGATGGTGCCGCTGGCGATCGTATTGCCGCTGGCTATCCTGCCCTCGATCAAGGGTGCGATTGTCGGGCTGCAATGGGCCAACCGCATGTATGGCTTCGGCAGCGGCCAGAAGGACTGA
- the rpmG gene encoding 50S ribosomal protein L33: protein MAKAATIKIKLVSTADTGFFYVTKKNARTQTEKLAFKKYDPVVRKHVEFKEAKIK, encoded by the coding sequence ATGGCCAAGGCCGCCACCATCAAGATCAAGCTCGTCTCGACGGCCGATACCGGCTTTTTCTACGTGACGAAGAAGAACGCCCGTACCCAGACCGAAAAGCTGGCCTTCAAAAAGTACGACCCGGTCGTGCGCAAGCATGTTGAATTCAAGGAAGCCAAGATCAAGTAA
- a CDS encoding DUF3572 family protein, producing the protein MPVSDRSEPDVSALADGCLGYLADHPEELLAFMQHAGLDPQSLRAAVGTVRLQHGLIDYFASNEAILLALCANGGFSPESFMRVWHRLNRVE; encoded by the coding sequence TTGCCCGTTTCCGATCGCTCCGAGCCGGACGTCTCCGCGCTGGCCGATGGCTGCCTTGGCTATCTGGCGGACCATCCAGAAGAGCTTCTGGCCTTCATGCAGCATGCCGGGCTCGACCCGCAGAGCCTGCGCGCCGCCGTGGGAACGGTTCGCCTGCAGCACGGGCTCATAGACTACTTTGCCTCAAACGAAGCGATTCTGCTCGCCTTGTGCGCCAATGGTGGCTTTTCACCGGAATCGTTCATGCGCGTCTGGCATCGGCTCAACCGGGTGGAGTGA
- a CDS encoding DNA polymerase IV has translation MAADWLCRDCLNHGKSDAAPSRCPACGSPRLRSHDELFSLSIAHVDCDAFYASVEKRDDPSLRDKPLIIGGGVRGVVSTCCYIARQSGVRSAMPMFKARDLCPEAVIIKPNMAKYVEVSRQIRALMDGLTPLVEPISIDEAFLDLTGTEKVHKAPPALTLARFARQVAQEIGVTISVGLSHNKFLAKVASDLDKPRGFAVIGAEETLAFLAPRPISLIFGVGKVFSETLKKDGYLTIGQLQQEDPVRLMKLYGESGARLARLAQGLDSRRVSIDGEMKTISSETTFNSDIASLDALSTQLLQCCERLSERLKAKNVVGDTVTLKLKTAGFKLRTRARQLMMPTQLANVLYETGMSLLRREADGTPFRLIGIGVSGIEAADGADPVDLLEPLVARKAAAERAMDRVRTRFGRTALVRGKLYTARSDIPSTPASEEEAEDLEGKTR, from the coding sequence ATGGCTGCGGACTGGCTGTGTCGGGATTGCCTGAACCACGGGAAGAGCGATGCGGCGCCCAGCCGCTGCCCGGCCTGTGGCTCGCCGCGCCTGCGCAGCCATGACGAATTGTTCTCGCTGTCCATCGCCCATGTGGATTGCGACGCCTTCTATGCCTCGGTGGAGAAACGGGATGATCCCAGCCTGCGCGACAAGCCGCTGATCATCGGCGGTGGGGTGCGCGGTGTGGTTTCGACCTGTTGCTATATCGCCCGGCAGTCGGGCGTGCGCTCGGCGATGCCGATGTTCAAGGCGCGGGACCTGTGCCCCGAAGCGGTGATCATCAAGCCCAACATGGCCAAATATGTCGAAGTCAGCCGGCAGATCCGCGCGCTGATGGATGGCCTGACGCCGCTGGTCGAGCCCATTTCGATCGACGAGGCCTTTCTCGACCTGACCGGCACCGAAAAGGTGCACAAGGCGCCCCCTGCCCTGACTCTGGCCCGCTTCGCGCGGCAGGTGGCGCAAGAAATCGGCGTCACCATCTCTGTGGGCCTCAGCCACAACAAATTCCTCGCCAAGGTGGCCTCCGATCTCGACAAGCCGCGTGGATTTGCGGTGATCGGGGCCGAGGAAACGCTCGCGTTTCTGGCGCCGAGGCCGATCAGCCTGATCTTCGGCGTCGGCAAGGTGTTCTCCGAAACGCTCAAGAAGGACGGCTACCTGACAATCGGACAGTTGCAGCAGGAAGATCCGGTGCGGCTGATGAAGCTCTATGGCGAATCCGGCGCCCGCCTGGCGCGCCTGGCTCAGGGGCTGGACAGCCGGCGCGTGTCGATCGACGGGGAAATGAAGACCATTTCGTCCGAGACCACGTTTAACTCGGACATCGCCAGCCTCGATGCGCTCTCGACACAATTGCTCCAGTGCTGCGAACGCCTGTCCGAACGGCTCAAGGCCAAGAATGTGGTGGGCGACACGGTGACGCTCAAGCTCAAGACCGCCGGATTTAAGTTGCGCACGCGGGCCCGACAGCTGATGATGCCCACGCAGCTTGCCAATGTTCTTTACGAAACCGGCATGAGCCTGTTGCGGCGCGAAGCCGACGGGACGCCGTTCCGCCTTATCGGCATCGGCGTGTCCGGGATCGAAGCGGCCGATGGCGCCGATCCGGTGGACCTGCTGGAGCCGCTGGTGGCCCGCAAGGCTGCTGCCGAACGGGCCATGGATCGCGTTCGCACCCGTTTCGGCCGTACCGCCCTGGTGCGTGGCAAGCTCTATACCGCCCGGTCCGACATTCCGTCGACTCCGGCATCCGAAGAAGAAGCAGAAGACCTCGAAGGCAAGACCAGATGA
- the rnr gene encoding ribonuclease R encodes MAKTPKTKNTSGPKRPRLPVADRLPTREQLLEALAEQDDIKGKRDLAKVFGIRGDLRRPFKAMLNELEGEGVITRTRKALRRTAALPHVTVLDVPGDADPDNLHAFPAQWNDEEGERPRVRVIVDSKSRVVPAPGDRILARIDAGEEVVPDYSAKPMKVLDKPRRAHIGIVRLDDDGARLIPVDRKQKEMRIPTGDLGKANDGDLVEVEVKLSGRLMIPRARVTNVIGNPKSEGAVSLIAIHNLEIPHVFPASVIREAEEAKEATLKGREDWRDLPLITIDPADAKDHDDAVHATVDDDPANAGGFVVTVAIADVSAYVLHGTALDREAYLRGNSVYFPDRVVPMLPERISNELCSLKEGVARAALAVRMVLGADGRKKSHSFHRILMRSAAKLSYQQAQAAIDGKPDDQTGPLFEPILRPLWAAYAAMAKARDQRGPLDLDLPERKILLDDKGMVRDIHIPERLDAHRLIEEMMIAANVAAAETLEQKRSELLYRVHDEPSSEKLQALRDFLGSLDIAVKKSDSVRASDFNGILGQARKAGNIEQVSEMVLRSQAQAEYSAENYGHFGLNLDRYAHFTSPIRRYADLIVHRALVRALGLGADGLTEQEATKLAGIAQHISATERRAMLAERETSDRLLAQYLAERIGAKFDGRVSGVTKSGLFIRLAETGADGFVPASTLGQDFYRYVPERQAMIGERSGETFTLGDKVQVRLLEAAPVAGALRFELLSEGTRGNPPSGKRLRKGPSRSFGPKGRRKR; translated from the coding sequence CAATTGCTCGAGGCACTAGCCGAGCAGGACGACATCAAGGGTAAGCGCGACCTGGCCAAGGTCTTCGGCATTCGCGGCGATCTGCGCCGGCCGTTCAAGGCCATGCTGAACGAGCTCGAAGGCGAAGGCGTCATTACGCGGACCCGCAAGGCCCTGCGCCGCACGGCCGCCCTGCCCCACGTGACGGTGCTCGACGTTCCCGGCGATGCCGACCCCGACAACCTGCACGCCTTTCCGGCGCAATGGAACGACGAGGAAGGCGAGCGTCCCCGCGTCCGTGTGATCGTGGATAGCAAATCCCGCGTGGTGCCAGCGCCCGGCGACCGCATCCTGGCGCGGATCGATGCGGGCGAAGAGGTCGTTCCCGATTATTCGGCCAAGCCGATGAAGGTGCTGGACAAGCCGCGCCGCGCCCATATCGGCATCGTGCGGCTGGACGACGATGGCGCCCGCCTCATTCCGGTCGATCGCAAGCAAAAGGAAATGCGTATCCCGACGGGCGACCTGGGCAAGGCGAACGACGGCGATCTAGTCGAGGTGGAGGTGAAGCTTTCGGGCCGGCTGATGATTCCCCGGGCGCGGGTGACCAATGTCATCGGCAATCCGAAATCGGAAGGCGCGGTCTCGCTCATCGCCATCCATAACCTGGAAATCCCGCACGTCTTCCCCGCCAGCGTCATTCGCGAGGCGGAAGAGGCCAAGGAAGCTACGCTCAAGGGGCGCGAAGACTGGCGCGACCTTCCGCTTATCACCATCGATCCGGCCGATGCGAAGGATCATGACGACGCGGTGCATGCGACTGTAGACGACGATCCCGCCAATGCGGGGGGCTTTGTGGTCACCGTGGCGATCGCCGACGTCTCGGCTTATGTGCTGCATGGCACCGCGCTGGATCGGGAGGCGTATCTGCGCGGCAATTCGGTCTATTTCCCGGACCGCGTCGTGCCGATGCTGCCCGAGCGCATTTCGAACGAGCTGTGTTCGCTCAAGGAAGGCGTGGCGCGGGCCGCACTGGCCGTGCGCATGGTGCTGGGCGCCGATGGTCGCAAGAAGAGCCATTCGTTCCATCGCATCCTGATGCGGTCGGCAGCCAAGCTCAGCTATCAGCAGGCCCAAGCGGCCATAGACGGCAAGCCGGACGACCAGACCGGGCCGCTGTTCGAGCCGATCCTGAGGCCGCTCTGGGCCGCCTATGCCGCCATGGCCAAGGCGCGCGACCAGAGGGGGCCGCTCGACCTCGACCTGCCCGAGCGCAAGATCCTGCTCGATGACAAGGGCATGGTGCGCGACATCCACATTCCCGAACGCCTCGACGCCCATCGGCTGATCGAGGAAATGATGATTGCCGCCAATGTCGCGGCAGCAGAAACGCTGGAACAGAAGCGCAGCGAACTGCTCTATCGGGTCCATGACGAGCCGAGCTCGGAAAAACTGCAAGCGCTGCGCGATTTCCTCGGCTCGCTCGACATTGCGGTGAAAAAATCAGACAGCGTGCGGGCCTCCGATTTCAACGGCATTCTCGGGCAGGCGCGAAAGGCCGGCAATATCGAGCAGGTCAGCGAGATGGTGCTGCGCAGCCAGGCGCAGGCGGAGTATTCGGCAGAGAATTACGGACATTTCGGGCTTAACCTCGACCGCTATGCGCATTTCACCTCGCCCATCCGGCGCTATGCCGACCTGATCGTGCATCGGGCGCTGGTGCGTGCGCTGGGCCTGGGCGCGGACGGTTTGACCGAACAGGAGGCGACCAAGCTGGCCGGGATCGCCCAGCATATTTCGGCGACGGAGCGCCGGGCGATGCTGGCGGAACGCGAGACGTCGGACCGGCTTTTGGCGCAGTACCTGGCCGAGCGGATCGGCGCCAAGTTCGACGGGCGTGTTTCGGGCGTCACCAAATCGGGCCTCTTCATCCGACTGGCGGAAACCGGCGCGGACGGTTTCGTGCCCGCATCCACGCTGGGGCAGGATTTCTATCGATATGTGCCTGAGCGCCAAGCCATGATCGGCGAGCGGTCCGGAGAGACGTTCACCCTGGGCGACAAGGTGCAGGTGCGGCTCCTCGAGGCAGCACCGGTCGCGGGGGCGTTACGCTTCGAGCTTTTGTCCGAGGGGACACGCGGCAATCCGCCCTCTGGAAAACGGCTGCGCAAAGGACCATCTAGGAGCTTCGGTCCCAAGGGCCGGAGAAAGAGGTAA
- a CDS encoding response regulator, with product MPKTVMIVEDNELNMKLFNDLLESRGYTVIQTRNGMEALDLARAHMPDLILMDIQLPEVSGLVVTKWLKDDDQLAHIPVIAVTAFAMKGDEERILQGGCEGYISKPISVSHFLETIAHYIGPA from the coding sequence ATGCCCAAGACTGTTATGATCGTCGAAGACAACGAGCTCAACATGAAGCTCTTCAACGATCTGCTGGAATCGCGCGGATATACCGTTATCCAGACGCGCAACGGCATGGAGGCACTGGATCTGGCCCGGGCGCACATGCCCGATCTGATCCTGATGGACATTCAATTGCCCGAAGTGTCCGGCCTCGTCGTCACCAAATGGCTCAAGGACGACGACCAGCTCGCCCATATCCCGGTCATTGCCGTCACCGCGTTTGCCATGAAAGGTGACGAGGAGCGCATTTTGCAGGGTGGATGCGAGGGCTATATCTCCAAGCCGATCTCTGTATCTCACTTTCTGGAAACCATTGCCCATTACATTGGGCCAGCCTGA
- a CDS encoding PleD family two-component system response regulator, which yields MTARVLIVDDIPTNVRLLEARLTAEYYDVVSASSGREALAICQSQDVDIILLDVMMPEMDGFEVCRRLKADPRTHHIPVLMITALDQPSDRVQGLDAGADDFLTKPVDDTQLMARVKSLVRLKSLTDELRARALTGQQIAIEDALRAMDQISASGGSVLIVDTDARHAERIRAYLEPEHRVDILTQPADAVFQVSGAHYELALVSMSLDEFDPLRVCSQIRTVEQARNLPIILMADPADKPRVVRALDLGINDFIHRPLERNELVARVRTQIRRHRYALELRQSVNNTLAMAVTDELTGLYNRRYFERHLNIMLGKAQEQERDLALMILDIDHFKAVNDTHGHDIGDAVIREFSARLRRNIRGVDLACRFGGEEFVVLMPDTDFAQADAVAERVRQSIAEKGFEVGNGRPLSVTVSVGVSLNETRADTPESLVKRADVALYRAKREGRNRVIFDAA from the coding sequence GTGACTGCGCGCGTTCTTATTGTCGACGATATTCCGACCAATGTTCGGCTGCTCGAAGCCAGGCTGACTGCCGAATATTATGATGTCGTCAGCGCCAGTTCCGGCCGCGAGGCGCTGGCCATTTGCCAGAGCCAGGATGTCGACATCATCCTGCTCGACGTGATGATGCCCGAAATGGATGGCTTCGAAGTCTGTCGCCGGCTCAAGGCCGACCCAAGGACACACCACATTCCGGTGCTGATGATCACCGCCCTCGACCAGCCATCCGACCGGGTGCAGGGTCTGGATGCCGGCGCCGATGACTTCCTCACCAAGCCAGTCGACGACACCCAGCTCATGGCGCGCGTCAAAAGCCTCGTCCGCCTCAAGTCGCTCACCGACGAATTGCGCGCCCGCGCGCTCACCGGCCAGCAGATCGCCATTGAAGACGCCCTGCGCGCCATGGACCAGATCTCGGCCAGCGGCGGTTCGGTCCTGATCGTCGATACCGATGCCCGCCACGCCGAGCGCATCCGCGCCTATCTCGAGCCCGAACACCGCGTCGATATCCTGACCCAGCCGGCCGATGCCGTATTTCAGGTCAGCGGCGCCCATTACGAGCTGGCCTTGGTCAGCATGAGCCTCGACGAATTCGATCCGTTGCGTGTCTGCTCGCAGATTCGCACCGTCGAACAGGCCCGCAATCTTCCCATCATTCTCATGGCCGATCCAGCCGACAAGCCGCGCGTCGTGCGGGCGCTCGATCTCGGCATCAACGATTTCATCCATCGTCCGCTGGAGCGCAACGAGCTGGTGGCACGCGTGCGCACCCAAATTCGTCGCCACCGCTATGCTCTCGAACTGCGCCAGAGCGTCAACAACACGCTGGCCATGGCCGTCACAGACGAGCTGACCGGCCTTTACAATCGTCGCTACTTCGAGCGCCACCTCAATATTATGCTTGGCAAGGCCCAGGAGCAGGAACGCGATCTGGCGCTGATGATCCTCGACATCGACCATTTCAAGGCCGTCAACGACACTCACGGCCACGATATCGGCGACGCCGTGATCCGCGAATTTTCCGCCCGCCTGCGCCGCAATATCCGCGGGGTGGACCTCGCCTGTCGCTTCGGCGGCGAGGAATTCGTGGTGCTCATGCCCGATACCGATTTTGCCCAGGCCGATGCCGTGGCGGAGCGCGTCCGCCAGTCCATCGCTGAAAAGGGCTTCGAAGTCGGCAACGGCCGCCCGCTAAGCGTCACCGTTTCGGTGGGCGTTTCCCTCAACGAAACCCGCGCTGATACGCCTGAAAGCCTGGTCAAGCGGGCGGACGTCGCGCTCTACCGCGCCAAGCGTGAAGGCCGCAATCGGGTCATCTTCGACGCCGCCTGA